A single genomic interval of Amycolatopsis albispora harbors:
- a CDS encoding TetR/AcrR family transcriptional regulator, giving the protein MAARESAARSAAETRERFLRAAVRVLAEQGVGGLTVRNLAEAAGSSTIGVYSRFGGRAGVLDALYERAFEQLDAAFAALPPRSGDRARDLLDLALAYRRFALENPARYAFMFERPVADFDPDPALRLSVLRSGFTHVVDRASPPGASDEDARRYSYLLWTTMHGLISVELTNAARSPLPGWFVGQDEAAREQVYREGVQAITAGLDARFSV; this is encoded by the coding sequence ATGGCGGCACGGGAGAGCGCGGCGCGGTCGGCCGCCGAGACCAGGGAGCGCTTCCTGCGCGCCGCCGTCCGCGTGCTGGCCGAGCAGGGCGTCGGCGGGCTCACCGTGCGCAACCTCGCCGAAGCCGCCGGCTCCTCCACGATCGGCGTGTACAGCCGCTTCGGCGGGCGCGCGGGAGTGCTGGACGCGCTCTACGAACGGGCCTTCGAGCAGCTGGACGCCGCCTTCGCCGCGCTGCCGCCGCGCTCGGGTGACCGCGCGCGGGACCTGCTCGACCTCGCGCTGGCGTACCGGCGGTTCGCGCTGGAGAACCCGGCCAGGTACGCGTTCATGTTCGAGCGCCCGGTGGCCGACTTCGACCCGGATCCGGCGCTGCGGCTGAGCGTGCTGCGTTCCGGGTTCACCCACGTGGTTGACCGCGCCAGCCCGCCGGGTGCCTCCGATGAGGACGCCCGGCGGTACTCCTATCTGCTGTGGACGACCATGCACGGGCTGATCAGCGTGGAGCTGACCAATGCCGCGCGCAGCCCGCTGCCCGGCTGGTTCGTCGGCCAGGACGAGGCCGCGCGCGAGCAGGTCTACCGCGAAGGCGTCCAGGCCATCACCGCCGGGCTGGACGCCCGGTTCTCGGTGTAG
- a CDS encoding type I polyketide synthase, whose amino-acid sequence MNTRSAAGLVLALGPRGFSGARLVAAACQAGALGVLELGARAREELDRVAEWTSREFGVRPVAGCGLRPADLPERARTVVIGADSPWEMGEIPSGLQVLAEVTSLGEAERAIAAGAHGLIARGHECGGPVGELSTFVLLQRLVAATDLPVWACGGIGPRTAVAAMVGGAAGVVLDSQLALLPETGLPAGIAAAVRGMDGSETTVADGRRVLNRGGHTLEIGQDGFLAKKFADRWGTTRAAIRGIREAVKSVKVEYDAKLPIAQGPMTRVSDRAGFAVSVAEAGALPFVALALSGRDQTRELLEQTKAAIGDRPWGVGVLGFAPEETRSAQLEAVRELRPTHAIVAGGRPAQASALEADGIRTYLHVPSPGLLAQFLRSGARRFVFEGSECGGHVGPRTSFPLWEAQLDTLLEAGDLDGVEVYFAGGIHDERSAAMVAAMAAPLTARGAKFGVLMGTAYLFTEEAVGHGAILPAFQREVVAATGTALLETAPGHATRCVRSPFTEDFTGIRDRLRAEGVPDKQAWAELEQLNVGRLRLASKGIERVGAELREVGEDRQLAEGMFMAGEVAVLRSSVTTLARLHESVSSGAADFLAESAGRLRGEDAPKPAAKPLDVAIVGMAGMFPGAADLAEFWANVLSGTDSVTEVPPHRWDPAVHYESGASKSKWGGFLPEIPFDPLRYGIPPASLGSIEPVQLLALEAARRALDDAALGSFDRTRTSVVFGAEAGSDLSNAATLGAVLPSYVDQVPPALAGQLPELTEDSFPGMLANVIAGRIANRLDLGGANYTVDAACASSLAALDVACKELVAGTSDVVLCGGADLHNGINDYVLFSSVHALSPTGRSRTFDDSADGIALGEGVACLVLKRLSDAERDGDRIYAVVKGVGSASDGRSLGLTAPRPEGQRAALERAYTSAGISPAAVGLVEAHGTGTVVGDRTELTTLTSVFTEAGAEPSSCALGSVKSQIGHTKCAAGLAGLIKAALALHTGVKPPTLHVTKPNAAWQAETSPFEFHASPSPWASSERIAGVSAFGFGGTNFHAVLTAHHDGPPPRHTLDAWPAELFLFRDPADAEKLLEQARSGRWRLRDLALVAARRSDTRPGPVRIAVVASSVGELISRLSEPAPEPPVTGEVAFLFPGQGSQKPGMLAELFVHFPELHRYLRLGERWLRELFPPADFDRDAAAARKAAITDTRVAQPVLGIAGLAVAELLAQAGVRPAMTAGHSYGELVALSVAGAIDPATLLELSAARAESILAAAGDDPGTMAAVSAGADEVDAALAGLGTVVTANRNSPAQTVISGPTAEVGKAITILREAGFSAKRIPVACAFHSPVVAGAESRFAEVLAQHQIGAPTRPVWSNRTASEYPARPDAIRAELAAQIGAPVRFAEQIEAMYAAGARIFVEAGPGSVLTKLTAAVLGDRPHQTVTCDGGLRGFLEALAKLALAGADVTASHLFDGREAVTEPPVKRPGWTVDGQLVRTADGSIPAGALRPATRVQLTSKETSVTGPDALIAEFLRSSREMVAAQRDVLLGYLGTQQGVPALPAPVLPVPEPVQVAAVPQVQAAPEPAPAGEVDVMRAVVEIIGDRTGYPADMIEPELDLEADLSVDSIKRAEIAGELAVRLGLNSGSDEELEELSKARTAAAIAGLLEAKLSGNSTPATESTPEPEPEGGVAPKRFELVPAALNGTPAAPERLAGRSFRVLGGGAHADRLTALLTKSGAEPADSTVDLLVHLDAFTGVDPLFPEAFATFREALAGQPGTLITGVPAGLTERTDGLRGFFRTLAREYPESTIRLVEIDGEDPAEAVLRELLTDEGAPVVLRSAEARQSLELVETPLGLLGSTGAGPAGDGAAEAAALGLDADSVVLLVGGGRGITAHFAETLAAASRCRIELVGRTVLPTAPEDPATAGAVTLAELRGALAAPGRTPAEIDREANRLLAQREVAATLAKLAELGSPARYHALDVRDAEAVHRLVKEVHTEHGRLDGLVYAAGVIEDKLLAEKDPESFRRVFDTKVDGAKALLAAGTELPVAPRFAVLFGSIAAVLGNRGQCDYAAANDALEAIGRRWSTSERRALTVHWGPWAPGGRHGGMVSPELMRSYQRRGIGLIDQEEGALALLRELAWGEDSARSVVYSASGW is encoded by the coding sequence GTGAATACCCGATCGGCGGCCGGCCTCGTCCTCGCACTGGGCCCCCGCGGCTTTTCCGGCGCCCGGCTCGTCGCCGCGGCGTGCCAGGCAGGCGCGCTCGGCGTGCTGGAACTCGGGGCGCGGGCCCGCGAAGAACTCGACCGCGTGGCCGAATGGACCTCGCGCGAGTTCGGCGTGCGCCCGGTCGCCGGGTGCGGCCTGCGGCCGGCAGATCTGCCCGAGCGGGCCCGCACGGTGGTGATCGGCGCGGATTCGCCTTGGGAGATGGGGGAAATCCCCAGTGGTCTCCAGGTACTGGCCGAGGTGACCAGCCTCGGTGAGGCCGAGCGGGCGATCGCGGCCGGGGCACACGGGCTGATCGCCCGCGGCCACGAATGCGGTGGCCCGGTCGGCGAACTGAGCACCTTCGTCCTGCTGCAGCGGCTGGTCGCGGCGACGGACCTGCCGGTGTGGGCCTGCGGTGGCATCGGCCCGCGCACCGCGGTCGCGGCGATGGTGGGTGGCGCGGCCGGGGTGGTGCTCGATTCCCAGCTCGCCCTGCTGCCCGAAACCGGATTGCCCGCCGGAATCGCCGCGGCGGTGCGGGGAATGGACGGTTCGGAGACCACCGTGGCCGACGGCCGCCGCGTGCTCAACCGCGGTGGGCACACCCTGGAAATCGGCCAGGACGGATTTCTGGCGAAAAAGTTCGCGGATCGCTGGGGCACCACACGCGCCGCGATTCGCGGAATTCGCGAAGCCGTGAAAAGTGTAAAAGTCGAGTACGACGCGAAATTGCCGATCGCGCAGGGACCGATGACCCGGGTGAGCGATCGCGCCGGTTTTGCCGTTTCCGTCGCCGAAGCCGGCGCACTGCCGTTCGTCGCGCTCGCGCTGTCCGGCCGCGACCAAACCCGCGAACTGCTGGAACAGACCAAGGCCGCGATCGGCGACCGGCCGTGGGGCGTCGGCGTGCTCGGATTCGCGCCGGAGGAGACGCGCTCCGCGCAGCTCGAAGCCGTGCGTGAGCTGCGGCCGACACACGCGATCGTGGCCGGTGGCCGTCCCGCGCAGGCGAGCGCGCTGGAGGCCGACGGCATCCGCACCTACCTGCACGTGCCCTCCCCCGGCCTGCTGGCCCAGTTCCTGCGCTCGGGCGCGCGCCGGTTCGTCTTCGAGGGCTCCGAATGCGGTGGTCACGTGGGGCCGCGCACCAGCTTCCCGCTGTGGGAGGCGCAGTTGGACACCCTGCTGGAGGCCGGTGACCTGGACGGCGTCGAGGTCTACTTCGCCGGCGGCATCCACGACGAGCGCTCGGCGGCGATGGTGGCCGCGATGGCCGCGCCGCTGACCGCCCGCGGCGCGAAGTTCGGCGTGCTGATGGGCACCGCGTACCTGTTCACCGAGGAGGCCGTCGGCCACGGCGCGATCCTGCCCGCGTTCCAGCGCGAGGTGGTCGCCGCGACCGGCACCGCGCTGCTGGAAACCGCGCCGGGCCACGCCACGCGCTGCGTGCGCAGCCCGTTCACCGAGGACTTCACCGGCATCCGCGACCGGCTGCGTGCCGAAGGCGTGCCGGACAAGCAGGCGTGGGCCGAGCTGGAGCAGCTCAACGTCGGCAGGCTCCGCCTGGCCAGCAAGGGCATCGAGCGCGTCGGCGCCGAGCTGCGCGAGGTCGGCGAAGACCGCCAGCTCGCCGAGGGCATGTTCATGGCCGGTGAAGTCGCGGTGCTCCGGTCGTCGGTGACCACGCTCGCGCGACTGCACGAGTCCGTGAGTTCGGGCGCGGCGGACTTCCTGGCCGAGAGCGCGGGGCGGTTGCGTGGTGAGGACGCCCCGAAGCCCGCGGCCAAGCCGCTGGACGTGGCGATCGTCGGCATGGCGGGCATGTTCCCCGGTGCCGCCGATCTCGCCGAGTTCTGGGCGAACGTGCTGAGCGGCACCGACTCGGTCACCGAGGTGCCGCCGCACCGCTGGGATCCCGCGGTGCACTACGAATCCGGCGCCAGCAAGTCCAAATGGGGCGGTTTCCTGCCCGAGATCCCGTTCGACCCGCTGCGGTACGGCATTCCGCCCGCGTCGCTGGGCAGCATCGAGCCGGTGCAGCTGCTCGCGCTGGAAGCCGCGCGGCGCGCGCTGGACGACGCCGCGCTCGGCTCGTTCGACCGCACCCGCACCTCGGTGGTCTTCGGCGCCGAGGCGGGCAGCGACCTGTCCAACGCGGCCACCCTCGGCGCGGTCCTGCCGTCCTATGTGGACCAGGTGCCGCCCGCGCTGGCCGGTCAGCTGCCGGAGCTGACCGAGGACTCCTTCCCCGGCATGCTGGCGAACGTGATCGCCGGTCGCATCGCGAACCGGCTCGACCTCGGCGGCGCGAACTACACCGTCGACGCCGCGTGCGCCTCCTCCCTCGCCGCGCTCGACGTGGCGTGCAAGGAACTGGTCGCGGGCACCAGCGACGTGGTGCTGTGCGGTGGCGCCGACCTGCACAACGGGATCAACGACTACGTGCTGTTCTCCTCGGTGCACGCGCTCTCGCCGACCGGCCGGTCCCGCACCTTCGACGACTCCGCCGACGGCATCGCGCTCGGTGAGGGCGTGGCCTGCCTGGTCCTCAAGCGACTGTCCGATGCGGAACGTGACGGCGACCGGATCTACGCCGTGGTCAAGGGGGTGGGCAGCGCCAGCGACGGGCGGTCGCTCGGGCTGACCGCGCCCCGGCCGGAGGGCCAGCGCGCGGCGCTGGAGCGCGCGTACACCTCGGCGGGCATCTCCCCGGCGGCGGTCGGGCTGGTCGAGGCACACGGCACCGGGACCGTGGTCGGTGACCGCACCGAGCTGACCACGCTGACCAGCGTGTTCACCGAGGCGGGCGCCGAGCCGTCGAGCTGCGCGCTCGGCTCGGTGAAGTCGCAGATCGGGCACACCAAGTGCGCGGCGGGGCTGGCCGGGCTGATCAAGGCGGCACTGGCGCTGCACACCGGGGTCAAGCCGCCGACGCTGCACGTGACCAAGCCGAACGCGGCGTGGCAGGCGGAAACCAGCCCGTTCGAGTTCCACGCTTCGCCGAGCCCGTGGGCCTCATCCGAGCGGATCGCCGGGGTCAGCGCGTTCGGCTTCGGTGGCACCAACTTCCACGCGGTGCTGACCGCGCACCACGACGGCCCGCCGCCACGGCACACCCTGGACGCCTGGCCGGCCGAGCTGTTCCTGTTCCGCGATCCCGCCGACGCGGAAAAGCTGCTGGAGCAGGCGCGGTCCGGGCGCTGGCGGCTGCGGGACCTCGCGCTCGTCGCGGCGCGCCGGTCGGACACGCGCCCCGGGCCGGTCCGGATCGCCGTGGTCGCGAGCAGCGTCGGTGAGCTGATCTCGCGGCTGAGCGAGCCCGCGCCCGAACCGCCGGTCACCGGGGAGGTGGCGTTCCTGTTCCCCGGGCAGGGCAGCCAGAAGCCCGGCATGCTCGCCGAACTCTTCGTCCACTTCCCGGAACTGCACCGGTACCTCCGTCTCGGCGAGCGGTGGCTGCGGGAGTTGTTCCCGCCCGCGGACTTCGACCGCGACGCGGCCGCCGCCCGCAAGGCCGCGATCACCGACACCCGGGTCGCGCAGCCCGTGCTGGGCATCGCCGGGCTCGCGGTCGCCGAGCTGCTGGCCCAGGCGGGCGTCCGGCCCGCGATGACCGCCGGGCACAGCTACGGCGAGCTGGTCGCGCTCAGCGTCGCGGGCGCCATCGATCCGGCGACCCTGCTGGAGCTGTCCGCCGCCCGCGCCGAGTCGATCCTGGCCGCGGCCGGGGACGATCCCGGCACGATGGCGGCCGTGTCCGCCGGTGCCGACGAGGTCGACGCCGCGCTCGCCGGGCTCGGCACGGTGGTCACCGCGAACCGGAATTCCCCGGCGCAGACGGTCATTTCCGGGCCGACGGCCGAAGTGGGCAAAGCCATCACGATCCTGCGCGAGGCCGGGTTCAGCGCGAAGCGCATCCCGGTCGCGTGTGCCTTCCACAGCCCGGTGGTGGCCGGCGCGGAAAGCCGGTTCGCCGAAGTACTGGCGCAGCACCAGATCGGCGCGCCCACCCGGCCGGTGTGGTCGAACCGCACGGCGAGCGAGTACCCGGCGCGGCCGGACGCGATCCGCGCCGAACTGGCCGCGCAGATCGGCGCGCCGGTGCGGTTCGCCGAGCAGATCGAGGCGATGTACGCGGCGGGCGCCAGGATCTTCGTCGAAGCGGGGCCCGGCTCGGTGCTCACCAAGCTGACCGCGGCCGTGCTCGGCGACCGTCCACATCAGACGGTAACCTGCGACGGCGGGTTGCGAGGCTTCCTCGAAGCACTGGCCAAGCTCGCGCTCGCCGGGGCGGACGTCACCGCGAGCCACCTGTTCGACGGCCGTGAAGCGGTGACCGAGCCGCCCGTGAAGCGTCCTGGGTGGACGGTCGACGGGCAGCTGGTGCGGACCGCCGACGGCAGCATCCCGGCGGGCGCCCTGCGGCCCGCCACCCGAGTCCAGCTAACCAGCAAGGAGACGTCAGTGACCGGACCGGACGCGCTCATCGCCGAATTCCTGCGCAGCAGCCGCGAAATGGTCGCGGCGCAGCGTGACGTGCTGCTCGGGTACCTCGGCACGCAGCAGGGCGTGCCCGCCCTGCCCGCGCCGGTGCTCCCGGTCCCGGAACCGGTTCAGGTCGCCGCCGTTCCCCAGGTCCAGGCCGCACCCGAACCCGCGCCCGCCGGTGAGGTGGACGTGATGCGGGCCGTCGTCGAGATCATCGGCGACCGCACTGGTTACCCGGCCGACATGATCGAGCCGGAGCTGGACCTGGAAGCCGATCTGAGCGTGGACTCGATCAAGCGGGCCGAGATCGCCGGTGAACTGGCGGTGCGCCTCGGCCTGAACTCCGGATCCGACGAGGAACTGGAGGAGCTGTCCAAGGCGCGGACGGCGGCCGCCATCGCCGGACTGCTCGAAGCCAAGCTGTCCGGGAACAGCACCCCCGCCACGGAATCGACACCCGAACCGGAACCCGAAGGCGGCGTCGCGCCCAAGCGGTTCGAACTCGTGCCCGCCGCACTGAACGGCACCCCGGCGGCCCCGGAAAGGCTGGCGGGCCGGTCCTTTCGTGTCCTCGGCGGTGGCGCCCACGCCGACCGCCTGACCGCACTGCTCACCAAGAGCGGCGCCGAACCCGCTGACTCCACTGTGGACCTACTGGTTCACCTCGATGCGTTCACCGGCGTGGATCCCCTGTTCCCCGAAGCCTTCGCCACCTTCCGTGAAGCACTTGCCGGGCAGCCGGGCACGCTGATCACCGGAGTCCCCGCCGGGCTGACCGAGCGCACCGACGGCCTGCGCGGCTTCTTCCGCACCCTGGCCCGCGAGTATCCGGAGAGCACGATCCGGCTGGTCGAGATCGACGGTGAGGACCCGGCCGAGGCGGTCCTGCGCGAACTGCTCACCGATGAGGGCGCGCCGGTGGTGCTGCGCTCGGCGGAGGCGCGGCAGTCGCTCGAACTGGTGGAAACCCCGCTGGGCCTGCTCGGCTCCACCGGCGCCGGGCCCGCCGGGGACGGTGCCGCCGAGGCCGCCGCGCTCGGGCTGGACGCCGACTCCGTGGTGCTGCTCGTCGGCGGTGGCCGGGGCATCACCGCGCACTTCGCCGAAACGCTCGCCGCGGCAAGCCGGTGCCGGATCGAGCTCGTCGGCCGCACGGTGCTGCCCACCGCGCCGGAGGACCCGGCGACCGCGGGCGCGGTCACACTCGCCGAGTTGCGGGGCGCGCTCGCCGCACCGGGCCGCACCCCGGCCGAGATCGACCGCGAGGCCAACCGCCTGCTCGCCCAGCGCGAAGTCGCCGCCACCCTGGCGAAACTGGCCGAACTGGGCAGCCCCGCCCGCTACCACGCGCTCGACGTCCGCGACGCCGAAGCCGTGCACCGGCTGGTCAAGGAGGTCCACACCGAGCACGGCAGGCTCGACGGGCTGGTCTACGCGGCGGGCGTGATCGAGGACAAGCTGCTCGCCGAGAAGGACCCGGAGTCCTTCCGCCGGGTCTTCGACACCAAAGTGGACGGTGCGAAGGCGCTGCTGGCGGCCGGGACCGAACTGCCGGTGGCGCCGCGGTTCGCGGTGTTGTTCGGCAGCATCGCCGCCGTGCTCGGCAACCGCGGCCAGTGCGACTACGCGGCGGCGAACGACGCGCTCGAAGCCATCGGCCGCCGGTGGTCCACTTCGGAGCGCCGCGCGCTGACCGTCCACTGGGGACCGTGGGCACCCGGCGGCAGGCACGGCGGCATGGTCTCCCCCGAGCTGATGCGTTCCTACCAGCGGCGCGGGATCGGGCTGATCGACCAGGAAGAGGGCGCGCTCGCCCTGCTGCGGGAACTGGCCTGGGGCGAGGATTCGGCGCGGTCCGTGGTCTACAGCGCCTCCGGGTGGTGA
- a CDS encoding beta-ketoacyl synthase N-terminal-like domain-containing protein produces the protein MSVLLPGAPDLATYWRNITGGVDAISEVPGGRWESDDAEVYCRRGGFVSGAEIDVTRFGIMPNSVPGTEPDQLIALRVAAEALADAGGSLPDRQRAGVILGRGGYLTPGLVRLDQRVRTAQQLTRTLGELLPELGSDQLDRVRSAFTDALGPHSPESAIGLVPNLAASRVANRLDLRGPAYTVDAACASSLIAVDHAVRELASGRCDLMLAGGVHHCHDITLWSVFSQLKALSPSERIRPFHREADGILIGEGTGVVVLKRLADAQRDGDRIYAVIRGCGVASDGRTASLVNPDSGGQVTAVRAAWRQAGLDPASIGLLEAHGTATPAGDGAELATLAEVFGPADGPRAVLGSVKSMIGHTMPAAGVAGLVKAALAVYHGVLPPTLHCDDPHPGLADTRFRTTGQPEEWPGHRLAGVNAFGFGGINAHVVLEQAGEAKPVVEVREPERTLRLAASTVDELARALDGDPVTGGSGPVRLAIADPTPKRLAVARKAVAKGKPWRGRNDIWFTPEPLLSGGGKIAFIFPGLEAEFEPRADDVAAHFGLPWSAPDASVLGGHGAGVFQLGRLLDTALRRMNVVPDAVAGHSVGEWTAMACGGIYDKSAVDEFLGSFDPAGLRVPGLAFAVIGTSAERVAEALPPEVVLSHDNAPKQAMVCGPAEPVGELVRTMRAAGVISQVLPFQSGFHTPMLEPYLGPIRAAADRFELHPPRVPVWSATTAAEFPAAPERVRELFVRHLLEPVRFRPMIEAMHAAGFRAFVQLGAGQVGSLIGDTLAGAPHLVVAANSAKRSGLAQLRRVALALWTEGEQPDLLERRPGVPIDLDTPPVRLGGSVRLDVGRGESTLDRFADSSPIAAELSALMRETANTAAELLAVRKPPVLRVSVDEMPYLADHCFFRQREDWPELEDRWPIVPATTVIHHLIEFAERAVPGTRAIGVHDVHLSRWLAAIPATEIPVSVQVTAPGRVAVELTGYARAVVELATGYPAPGALWRPGPERAPEMTAAQLYEENWMFHGPRYQGVSELTAIGPAHVRGVLTTPPAPGALLDNVGQLLGYWIIAHHPERDVVFPVHMRQIRFFGPHPATGERLDCHLRITALTESTLDADVQLSAGGRLWAEITGWRDRRFDSSPHTRSADRFPSRNTLSVPDDGGWVVLREQWPDLASRELIMRNHLGKTERADYEAVPPREKRQWLLRRIAIKDAVRWWLWNRGEGELFPAEIQVIDEHTVIGAHGRVLPPLTIGVAGHGTTAVAMVDPGGTALDRIAAQAAEEGAGV, from the coding sequence ATGTCGGTCCTGCTGCCCGGCGCGCCCGACCTGGCCACCTACTGGCGCAACATCACCGGCGGGGTCGACGCGATCAGCGAGGTGCCCGGCGGACGCTGGGAATCCGACGACGCCGAGGTCTACTGCCGACGCGGTGGTTTTGTCTCCGGCGCCGAGATCGACGTGACCCGGTTCGGGATCATGCCGAACTCGGTGCCCGGCACCGAACCCGACCAGCTGATCGCGCTCCGGGTGGCCGCCGAGGCGCTCGCCGACGCGGGCGGCAGCCTGCCGGACCGGCAGCGCGCAGGGGTGATCCTCGGCCGCGGTGGTTACCTCACGCCCGGCCTCGTCCGGCTCGACCAGCGCGTGCGCACCGCCCAGCAGCTCACCCGCACGCTCGGCGAACTGCTGCCGGAGCTGGGTTCCGACCAGCTGGACCGCGTGCGTTCGGCGTTCACCGACGCGCTCGGCCCGCACTCCCCCGAGTCCGCGATCGGCCTGGTGCCGAACCTCGCCGCCTCCCGGGTGGCGAACCGGCTCGACCTGCGCGGCCCGGCGTACACAGTGGACGCCGCGTGCGCGTCCTCGCTGATCGCGGTGGACCACGCGGTGCGCGAGCTGGCGAGCGGCCGGTGCGACCTGATGCTCGCGGGCGGTGTGCACCACTGCCACGACATCACCCTGTGGAGCGTGTTCTCCCAGCTCAAGGCGCTTTCCCCGAGCGAGCGCATCCGCCCGTTCCACCGCGAGGCCGACGGCATCCTGATCGGTGAGGGCACCGGGGTGGTGGTGCTCAAGCGGCTGGCCGACGCGCAGCGCGACGGCGACCGGATCTACGCGGTGATCCGCGGGTGCGGGGTGGCCAGCGACGGCCGCACCGCCAGCCTGGTCAACCCGGACTCCGGCGGCCAGGTCACCGCGGTGCGCGCGGCCTGGCGGCAGGCCGGCCTCGATCCGGCGTCGATCGGCCTGCTGGAGGCGCACGGGACGGCCACCCCGGCCGGGGACGGCGCCGAACTGGCCACGCTCGCCGAGGTGTTCGGCCCGGCCGACGGCCCGCGCGCGGTGCTCGGCTCGGTGAAGTCGATGATCGGGCACACCATGCCGGCCGCCGGGGTGGCCGGGCTGGTCAAGGCCGCGCTGGCGGTCTACCACGGTGTGCTGCCGCCCACCCTGCACTGCGACGACCCGCACCCCGGCTTGGCGGACACCCGCTTCCGGACCACCGGCCAGCCCGAAGAATGGCCGGGCCACCGGCTGGCGGGCGTGAACGCGTTCGGCTTCGGCGGCATCAACGCCCACGTGGTGCTCGAACAGGCCGGTGAGGCCAAGCCGGTGGTCGAAGTCCGCGAGCCGGAACGCACCCTGCGCCTCGCCGCGTCCACTGTGGACGAGCTGGCCCGCGCGCTGGACGGCGACCCGGTGACCGGCGGCAGCGGCCCGGTCCGGCTGGCGATCGCTGACCCGACGCCGAAACGCCTGGCCGTGGCGAGGAAGGCGGTCGCCAAGGGCAAGCCGTGGCGTGGCCGCAACGACATCTGGTTCACCCCGGAGCCACTGCTGTCCGGCGGCGGCAAGATCGCGTTCATCTTCCCCGGCCTGGAAGCCGAGTTCGAACCGCGGGCCGACGACGTGGCCGCGCACTTCGGCCTGCCGTGGTCGGCACCGGACGCCTCGGTGCTCGGCGGGCACGGCGCCGGGGTCTTCCAGCTGGGCAGGCTGCTCGACACCGCGCTGCGCCGGATGAACGTGGTCCCCGACGCGGTGGCCGGGCACAGCGTCGGGGAATGGACCGCGATGGCCTGCGGTGGCATCTACGACAAGTCCGCTGTGGACGAGTTCCTCGGCTCCTTCGACCCCGCCGGGTTGCGCGTGCCGGGGTTGGCCTTCGCGGTCATCGGCACGTCGGCCGAGCGCGTCGCCGAAGCGCTGCCGCCGGAAGTGGTGCTGTCCCACGACAACGCGCCGAAGCAGGCGATGGTCTGCGGCCCGGCCGAACCGGTGGGCGAGCTGGTCCGGACCATGCGCGCGGCCGGGGTGATCAGCCAGGTGCTGCCGTTCCAGTCGGGCTTCCACACGCCGATGCTGGAGCCGTACCTCGGCCCGATCCGCGCCGCCGCCGACCGGTTCGAGCTGCACCCGCCGCGGGTCCCGGTCTGGTCGGCGACCACCGCGGCGGAGTTCCCGGCCGCGCCGGAGCGGGTGCGTGAGCTGTTCGTCCGGCACCTGCTCGAACCGGTGCGGTTCCGGCCGATGATCGAAGCCATGCACGCGGCCGGGTTCCGCGCCTTCGTCCAGCTGGGCGCGGGCCAGGTCGGCTCGCTGATCGGTGACACGCTCGCCGGGGCGCCGCACCTGGTGGTGGCCGCGAACTCGGCCAAGCGCTCCGGCCTCGCGCAGCTGCGCCGGGTGGCGCTGGCGTTGTGGACCGAAGGCGAGCAGCCCGATCTGCTGGAACGCCGGCCCGGGGTACCGATCGACCTGGACACCCCGCCGGTACGCCTCGGCGGCTCGGTCCGCCTGGACGTCGGCCGCGGGGAATCCACTTTGGACAGGTTCGCGGACTCCTCCCCCATCGCCGCCGAGCTTTCCGCGTTGATGCGGGAGACCGCGAACACCGCGGCCGAACTGCTCGCCGTGCGCAAGCCGCCCGTGCTCCGCGTGTCGGTGGACGAGATGCCGTACCTGGCCGACCACTGCTTCTTCCGGCAGCGCGAAGACTGGCCGGAGCTGGAGGACCGCTGGCCGATCGTGCCGGCCACCACGGTGATCCACCACCTGATCGAGTTCGCCGAGCGGGCGGTGCCGGGCACCCGCGCGATCGGCGTGCACGACGTGCACCTCTCGCGCTGGCTCGCCGCCATCCCGGCCACCGAGATCCCGGTGTCGGTCCAGGTGACCGCGCCCGGCCGGGTCGCGGTGGAACTCACCGGGTACGCCCGCGCCGTGGTCGAGCTGGCCACCGGCTACCCGGCACCGGGCGCGCTGTGGCGGCCGGGTCCCGAGCGCGCGCCGGAGATGACCGCGGCCCAGCTGTACGAAGAGAACTGGATGTTCCACGGCCCGCGCTACCAAGGGGTTTCGGAGCTGACCGCGATCGGCCCCGCGCACGTGCGCGGCGTGTTGACCACGCCGCCCGCACCGGGCGCGCTGCTGGACAACGTGGGCCAGCTGCTCGGTTACTGGATCATCGCGCACCACCCGGAGCGGGACGTGGTGTTCCCCGTCCACATGCGGCAGATCCGGTTCTTCGGCCCGCACCCGGCCACCGGCGAGCGGCTGGACTGCCACCTCCGGATCACCGCGCTCACCGAGTCCACTTTGGATGCCGACGTGCAGCTGTCGGCGGGCGGCAGGCTGTGGGCCGAGATCACCGGCTGGCGTGACCGCCGGTTCGACAGCAGCCCGCACACCCGCTCGGCCGACCGCTTCCCCAGCCGCAACACGCTGTCCGTGCCGGACGACGGCGGCTGGGTGGTGCTGCGCGAGCAGTGGCCGGACCTGGCCTCGCGTGAGCTGATCATGCGCAACCACCTCGGCAAGACCGAGCGGGCGGACTACGAAGCGGTGCCACCACGGGAAAAGCGGCAGTGGCTGCTGCGGCGGATCGCGATCAAGGACGCGGTGCGGTGGTGGCTCTGGAACCGCGGTGAGGGCGAGCTGTTCCCCGCCGAAATCCAGGTGATCGACGAGCACACGGTCATCGGGGCACACGGCCGCGTGCTGCCGCCGCTGACCATCGGCGTGGCGGGTCACGGCACCACCGCGGTGGCCATGGTCGACCCGGGCGGCACCGCGCTGGACCGGATCGCCGCGCAGGCGGCGGAGGAAGGAGCAGGCGTATGA
- a CDS encoding acyl carrier protein encodes MSTERILAEISEMIEVVLADYGTGDVEIGMDTRFTDDLEMESIDLVALAGQLEERYGGQVNFAEFIAGLELDEIIELTVGALVRHVEGSLVGAGR; translated from the coding sequence ATGAGCACCGAGCGGATCCTCGCCGAGATCAGCGAGATGATCGAGGTGGTGCTGGCCGACTACGGCACCGGTGACGTGGAGATCGGGATGGACACCCGGTTCACCGATGACCTCGAGATGGAGAGCATCGACCTGGTGGCGCTGGCCGGGCAGCTCGAGGAGCGCTACGGCGGCCAGGTCAACTTCGCCGAGTTCATCGCCGGGCTGGAGCTCGACGAGATCATCGAGCTGACCGTCGGCGCGCTGGTGCGGCACGTGGAAGGCTCGCTCGTGGGGGCGGGCCGGTGA